A genomic segment from Propionibacteriaceae bacterium ZF39 encodes:
- a CDS encoding type II toxin-antitoxin system VapC family toxin: MIVDSSAVLAVVLGEEDAETFLSVLVSADKLAISAATLVEAGMVAYARQGEEAFSDLHSLLADLECDVLAFDEEQAEVALKAWNRFGKGRHPAGLNLGDCYSYAVAQQLGRPLLFKGNDFPQTDVRAAR; this comes from the coding sequence GTGATTGTTGATTCGTCCGCAGTCCTGGCCGTCGTGCTGGGAGAGGAAGACGCGGAGACCTTCCTGTCGGTGCTGGTTTCGGCTGACAAGCTCGCTATTTCGGCGGCGACGCTGGTGGAAGCCGGAATGGTGGCGTACGCCCGGCAGGGCGAGGAGGCGTTTAGTGATCTTCATTCGCTTCTCGCTGACCTCGAATGTGACGTGCTTGCGTTCGACGAGGAGCAGGCGGAGGTAGCCCTGAAGGCTTGGAACAGGTTTGGCAAGGGGCGTCACCCGGCAGGTCTCAACCTAGGCGACTGCTATTCCTATGCGGTTGCCCAACAACTCGGGCGTCCACTGCTCTTCAAAGGAAATGATTTCCCCCAGACCGATGTTCGGGCGGCCCGCTGA
- a CDS encoding FAD-dependent monooxygenase, whose amino-acid sequence MQYFQDGYVKGDPRIRKAAEGRSDEQGPLPEEVDVLIVGTGPAGLLLAAMLSNFPEINTRVVEKADGPLPVGRADGVNCRTVETFEAFGLADKMTDEAYWVNETHFWGPDPADPSKIKRFGAIQDVRDGLSEFPHVIVNQARLLDFLLEYMAGSPSRLKVDYSHELTGMVPPATDDEPSVVTLKTPEGDKTVKAKYVVGCDGAHSLVRESIGRVAQGYGADKAWGVMDLLAVTSFPEIRFKCTIQSGDGGNILLIPREGGHMFRLYVDMGEIAADAWLTEEEVLAKANSVLSQYDLDVKEVGWFSVYRVGHRVTDKFDDVDDDKIGTRIPRVFIAGDACHTHTAKAGQGMNVSMQDTFNLAWKLVAVLQGRSPGSLLDTYSAERKVIAQDLIDMDTRWSQAIGGAGRVDSSDEKAVQAAFAEVQRQFVKNGEFTAGLATHYTPSLLTGDDAHLDLAKGYPPGRRFQSKEVVRMGDGKRVHLGHVHKADARWRLYAFADVVDPRTHGSKFVELMDWLGSDASPVARFTPSGWEQHSVFDVYGIIQQSHLEVGWEHMPQFLKPLVGTLQLTDYEKCFAPVDDVDGDIFDVMAIDRGQGALVVVRPDQYVAQVLPLDGFDQLNAFFDAFMTPQS is encoded by the coding sequence ATGCAGTATTTCCAGGACGGTTATGTCAAGGGTGATCCGCGCATCCGCAAGGCCGCGGAAGGTCGATCCGATGAGCAGGGACCGTTGCCCGAGGAGGTTGACGTCCTGATCGTCGGCACTGGCCCGGCGGGTCTGTTGTTGGCGGCCATGCTGTCGAACTTCCCCGAGATCAATACCCGCGTGGTCGAGAAGGCCGATGGCCCGCTGCCCGTGGGCCGCGCCGATGGCGTCAACTGCCGCACGGTCGAGACCTTCGAGGCCTTTGGTCTGGCCGACAAGATGACCGATGAGGCCTACTGGGTCAACGAGACCCACTTCTGGGGCCCGGACCCCGCTGACCCCTCGAAGATCAAGCGGTTCGGTGCGATTCAGGATGTCCGTGACGGGCTCTCGGAGTTCCCCCACGTCATCGTCAACCAGGCGCGCCTGCTCGACTTCCTGCTCGAATACATGGCCGGCTCGCCGAGCCGCCTCAAGGTCGACTACAGCCACGAGCTGACCGGCATGGTGCCGCCGGCGACCGACGACGAGCCGTCGGTCGTGACCCTGAAGACCCCCGAGGGCGACAAGACCGTCAAGGCGAAATATGTGGTGGGCTGCGACGGCGCCCACAGCCTTGTTCGTGAGTCGATCGGACGCGTGGCCCAGGGCTACGGTGCCGACAAGGCCTGGGGCGTCATGGACCTGCTCGCCGTGACGAGCTTCCCCGAGATCCGCTTCAAGTGCACCATCCAGTCCGGCGACGGCGGCAACATCCTCCTGATCCCGCGCGAGGGTGGCCACATGTTCCGCCTCTATGTGGACATGGGCGAGATCGCCGCCGATGCGTGGCTCACCGAGGAAGAAGTGCTGGCCAAGGCCAACAGCGTCCTGTCGCAGTATGACCTTGACGTGAAGGAAGTCGGCTGGTTCTCCGTCTATCGCGTCGGCCACCGCGTCACCGACAAGTTCGACGATGTGGACGACGACAAGATCGGTACGCGGATCCCGCGGGTCTTCATCGCCGGCGATGCCTGCCACACCCACACCGCCAAGGCCGGTCAAGGCATGAACGTGTCGATGCAGGACACGTTCAACCTGGCGTGGAAGCTGGTCGCCGTGCTCCAGGGCCGCAGCCCGGGCAGCCTGCTCGACACCTATTCGGCCGAGCGCAAGGTCATCGCTCAGGACCTCATCGACATGGACACCCGCTGGTCGCAGGCCATCGGTGGCGCCGGTCGCGTCGACTCCTCCGACGAGAAGGCCGTCCAGGCCGCGTTCGCCGAGGTGCAGCGCCAGTTCGTGAAGAACGGTGAGTTCACCGCCGGCCTGGCGACCCACTACACCCCGAGCCTGCTCACCGGTGACGATGCGCATCTCGACCTGGCCAAGGGCTATCCGCCCGGGCGTCGCTTCCAGTCGAAGGAAGTCGTCCGCATGGGTGACGGCAAGCGCGTTCACCTCGGTCATGTCCACAAGGCCGATGCCCGCTGGCGCCTCTATGCCTTCGCGGATGTCGTGGATCCCCGGACCCATGGCTCCAAGTTCGTGGAGCTCATGGACTGGCTGGGCTCGGACGCCTCCCCGGTGGCCCGGTTCACGCCGTCCGGCTGGGAACAGCACAGCGTGTTCGATGTCTACGGCATCATCCAGCAGTCCCACCTCGAAGTGGGCTGGGAGCACATGCCGCAGTTCCTGAAGCCGCTCGTCGGCACGCTGCAGCTGACCGACTATGAGAAGTGCTTCGCCCCGGTCGACGACGTCGACGGCGACATCTTCGACGTCATGGCCATCGACCGTGGCCAGGGTGCGCTCGTGGTCGTGCGTCCGGATCAGTATGTCGCGCAGGTCCTGCCGCTCGACGGCTTCGACCAGCTGAACGCCTTCTTCGATGCGTTCATGACGCCGCAGAGCTGA
- a CDS encoding tocopherol cyclase family protein, with product MRSTIADAWKSALDRYRATGADLPFGDPLPWHGVSMEGYFWRLTDPVTGRVVIALVGINTPQNGPTWATVGIAAEPEGLLETAVVADASADGRRFGVRAGESVVVTDRVVRIEVGTSSVAFTVMSPRQWPHRLFGGSSVFQMVPGLNQYWHPWLLGGHANGHVVLDGERIDVDGWQVYAEKNWGRGGFPESWWWGQAQGFAEPEACVAFAGGRITAGPRIGGKPWSTEVTAVVVAIPDGPVIRLGDPLISPVTTTARPGSWTIRGHSSLWRVEIDAEADPNESFVLPVPLVEEGRNTPGDLEHLVGNLHVRVSRLGREVWSGRTTLAALEIGGRDLAEAELARRGGDPRPVRTPTPNPPNPNPPNPNEGQDSHDRPPGS from the coding sequence ATGCGCTCGACGATCGCTGACGCCTGGAAGTCCGCCCTGGACCGGTATCGGGCCACCGGCGCCGATCTTCCTTTCGGTGATCCCCTCCCCTGGCACGGGGTGTCGATGGAGGGCTATTTCTGGCGGCTGACCGACCCGGTCACCGGGCGCGTGGTCATCGCCCTCGTGGGCATCAACACGCCGCAGAACGGCCCGACCTGGGCCACGGTCGGCATCGCCGCCGAGCCGGAGGGCCTTCTCGAGACGGCAGTCGTGGCCGACGCGTCGGCCGATGGGCGGCGGTTCGGCGTACGCGCGGGTGAGAGCGTTGTGGTGACCGATCGGGTCGTCCGCATCGAGGTCGGCACGTCGTCGGTGGCGTTCACCGTCATGTCGCCCCGACAGTGGCCGCACCGGCTGTTCGGCGGTTCGAGTGTCTTCCAGATGGTGCCGGGACTCAATCAGTATTGGCATCCCTGGCTCCTCGGCGGCCATGCCAATGGTCATGTCGTGCTCGACGGGGAACGGATCGACGTCGACGGCTGGCAGGTCTACGCCGAGAAGAACTGGGGCCGCGGCGGTTTCCCGGAATCGTGGTGGTGGGGGCAGGCCCAGGGGTTCGCCGAACCGGAGGCCTGTGTGGCGTTCGCCGGTGGGCGCATCACCGCTGGTCCCCGCATCGGGGGCAAACCCTGGTCCACCGAGGTCACCGCCGTGGTGGTCGCCATTCCCGACGGCCCGGTGATCAGGCTCGGCGATCCGCTCATCTCGCCCGTGACGACCACGGCTCGGCCGGGCTCCTGGACGATCCGGGGCCATTCGTCGCTGTGGCGCGTGGAGATCGACGCGGAGGCTGACCCGAACGAATCGTTCGTCCTGCCGGTGCCCCTGGTCGAAGAAGGCCGGAACACCCCCGGCGACCTGGAACATCTCGTCGGCAACCTGCACGTCCGCGTGAGCCGGCTGGGCCGCGAAGTCTGGAGCGGCCGCACCACCCTCGCCGCCCTGGAGATCGGTGGCCGCGACCTCGCCGAGGCCGAGCTGGCCCGGCGCGGCGGCGATCCACGCCCCGTCCGCACGCCGACCCCCAATCCCCCGAACCCCAATCCCCCAAACCCCAATGAAGGGCAGGACAGCCATGACCGACCACCAGGAAGTTGA
- a CDS encoding LLM class flavin-dependent oxidoreductase, translated as MALTTGLYLTNQYFPGEDPRAALEGQLAMVRAARDGGWDAVFAGHHYLGDELAHFQPLPMLARVAAESGDMTVGTGIWLLALPNPLDVAENMATLDIITGGRLIFGVGLGYRDVEYAAFGIGPRRIGRFEANLAVIRQLWSGGPVDADLPWCHLEGAHLRILPQQRPGPPVWMAANSDSAVERAARIADAWLINPHATLATITRQLDLYRAAGGVPAGNRLPAMREIFCAPDRETAVRRAAPVLGAKYRTYADWGQDKVMPDRDAFDTAYAELADQRFIVGSPADCIAALRPWLDLGVTDLVLRTHWAGMPPAHAIESIRLISEEVLPALR; from the coding sequence ATGGCGCTGACGACGGGCCTCTATCTGACCAATCAATACTTTCCCGGTGAGGATCCGAGGGCCGCGCTCGAGGGTCAGCTCGCCATGGTGCGCGCCGCCCGCGACGGCGGCTGGGACGCGGTCTTCGCGGGGCATCACTATCTCGGCGACGAACTCGCCCATTTCCAGCCCCTGCCGATGCTCGCGCGAGTCGCGGCGGAATCAGGCGACATGACTGTCGGGACCGGCATCTGGTTGCTGGCGCTGCCCAACCCGCTCGATGTCGCCGAGAACATGGCGACACTCGACATCATCACCGGAGGTCGACTGATCTTCGGGGTCGGCCTGGGCTATCGCGACGTCGAGTACGCCGCCTTCGGCATCGGACCACGGCGCATCGGCCGGTTCGAGGCGAACCTCGCGGTGATCCGTCAGCTCTGGTCGGGTGGGCCGGTCGACGCCGACCTGCCGTGGTGCCACCTCGAGGGCGCTCACCTGCGCATCCTTCCGCAGCAGCGTCCCGGACCGCCGGTCTGGATGGCCGCCAACAGCGACAGCGCCGTGGAGCGGGCCGCGCGGATCGCCGACGCCTGGCTGATCAATCCCCACGCCACCCTCGCCACCATCACCCGTCAGCTCGACCTCTATCGCGCTGCCGGGGGCGTACCCGCCGGGAACCGTCTCCCGGCGATGCGCGAGATCTTCTGCGCTCCGGATCGGGAGACCGCAGTGCGCCGCGCGGCACCGGTGCTCGGTGCGAAATACCGCACGTACGCCGACTGGGGCCAGGACAAGGTGATGCCCGATCGGGACGCGTTCGACACGGCGTACGCCGAGTTGGCCGACCAGCGCTTCATCGTCGGCTCACCGGCCGATTGCATCGCTGCCCTGCGGCCCTGGCTCGACCTCGGAGTCACCGACCTGGTCCTGAGAACCCACTGGGCCGGGATGCCACCTGCCCACGCGATCGAATCCATCCGACTGATCTCGGAGGAGGTCTTGCCAGCCCTGCGCTGA
- a CDS encoding type 1 glutamine amidotransferase domain-containing protein — translation MTNSKRVAFLVATEGLEEIELTSPWQAVQEAGFTPELLSTDSGEVQAFNHLDRAGTYPVDREVAGVSPDDYAGLVLPGGVANPDALRTNRDAVAFVAAMVEVGKPVAAICHGPWVLAEADVLKGRTVTSYPSIRTDLRNAGAEVVDERVVVDGNLITSRNPDDLEAFNGAVIEALNHGSASTTAEH, via the coding sequence ATGACTAACTCCAAGCGTGTGGCCTTTCTCGTGGCAACCGAGGGCCTCGAGGAGATCGAACTCACGTCGCCGTGGCAGGCGGTGCAGGAAGCCGGCTTCACGCCGGAGTTGCTGAGCACCGACTCGGGCGAAGTGCAGGCTTTCAACCATCTGGACAGGGCGGGGACCTATCCGGTCGACCGCGAGGTCGCGGGGGTCTCCCCCGACGACTATGCCGGGCTGGTCCTGCCCGGTGGCGTGGCAAACCCGGACGCGCTGCGGACCAACCGGGATGCCGTCGCTTTCGTTGCCGCGATGGTGGAGGTCGGCAAGCCGGTCGCCGCGATCTGTCACGGCCCGTGGGTGCTGGCCGAGGCGGACGTGCTCAAAGGCCGCACGGTGACCTCCTATCCCAGCATCAGGACCGATCTCCGCAATGCCGGCGCCGAGGTCGTCGACGAGCGGGTCGTGGTCGACGGGAACCTGATCACCTCCCGCAACCCGGACGATCTGGAGGCCTTCAACGGTGCTGTCATCGAGGCCCTCAATCACGGGTCCGCCTCGACCACCGCCGAGCACTAG
- a CDS encoding maleylpyruvate isomerase family mycothiol-dependent enzyme — protein sequence MTLWEVVRAERAALAADLASLDDALWATDSLCAGWSVRDVLAHMTATARMNPATFLFRLGAARFDFHRMVGQCRLADLGSSPRQTLELFRATIDLRGGPPLPRPAMLGETLIHAEDIRRPLGIHHEYPLEDLRDVITFNVATNLVFGTRERIEGLRLVATDIDYAHGSGELVEGPLMALTLAATGRGAGCDDLAGPGAAVLRGRCP from the coding sequence ATGACACTCTGGGAGGTTGTGAGGGCCGAACGAGCGGCTCTGGCCGCGGATCTCGCGAGCCTTGACGACGCGCTCTGGGCCACCGACTCGCTCTGCGCGGGCTGGTCGGTGCGGGACGTGCTCGCCCACATGACCGCCACGGCGCGCATGAATCCGGCCACCTTCCTCTTCAGGCTCGGCGCCGCCCGCTTCGACTTCCATCGCATGGTCGGCCAGTGCCGCCTGGCAGATCTGGGATCCAGCCCCCGCCAGACCCTCGAGTTGTTCCGGGCCACCATTGACCTGCGGGGCGGCCCGCCGCTTCCGCGCCCTGCGATGCTCGGCGAAACCCTGATCCACGCCGAGGACATCCGGCGCCCCCTGGGCATCCATCACGAGTATCCCCTCGAGGATCTGCGGGATGTCATCACGTTCAACGTGGCGACCAATCTTGTGTTCGGCACCCGCGAACGTATCGAAGGCCTTCGGTTGGTCGCGACCGACATCGACTACGCCCACGGGTCCGGTGAACTGGTCGAGGGCCCTCTCATGGCACTCACCCTCGCCGCTACCGGTCGGGGCGCGGGCTGCGACGACCTCGCCGGTCCTGGGGCGGCCGTTCTCCGCGGACGCTGCCCCTGA
- a CDS encoding plasmid stabilization protein, translating into MPQEAWSDKRERQYEHIKESQLERGVDEDTAEEIAARTVNKERARAGEAKESSRLSREDISSGRRGGLRSHSGAKGRTKAQLYEEAKRKNIKGRSSMTKQELLDALDDR; encoded by the coding sequence ATGCCCCAGGAAGCGTGGAGCGACAAGCGCGAGCGGCAGTACGAGCACATCAAGGAGAGCCAGCTCGAGCGTGGTGTCGACGAGGACACGGCCGAGGAGATCGCGGCGCGCACGGTCAACAAGGAACGCGCGCGGGCCGGTGAGGCGAAGGAGTCGAGCCGGCTGTCCAGGGAGGACATCTCCTCCGGCCGGCGGGGCGGTCTGCGTTCCCATTCGGGCGCCAAGGGCCGGACGAAGGCCCAGCTCTATGAGGAGGCCAAGCGCAAGAACATCAAGGGCCGCTCCTCGATGACCAAGCAGGAGTTGCTCGATGCGCTCGACGATCGCTGA
- a CDS encoding type II toxin-antitoxin system VapB family antitoxin — translation MAINIKDPTTDRLARELAAVTGESITDAVRVAMEERLDRLRRRQRRAGRHVRLSGYIVRARARPDLDSRSAEEIIGYDEHGLPR, via the coding sequence ATGGCAATCAACATCAAGGACCCGACGACCGATCGATTGGCGCGTGAGTTGGCTGCCGTGACTGGCGAATCCATCACTGACGCGGTCCGGGTCGCAATGGAAGAAAGGCTTGATCGCCTACGTCGGCGGCAGAGACGGGCCGGCAGGCACGTCCGACTCTCGGGTTACATTGTCCGCGCCCGCGCGCGCCCCGATCTGGATAGTCGCTCGGCCGAGGAAATCATCGGATATGACGAGCATGGGCTTCCGCGGTGA
- a CDS encoding YdiU family protein yields the protein MNLLQVTFERTYADAVPGLSLAWRAKPVADPELLKLNEPVARELGFDPAWLRSPEGVRLLVGEVPEHVETVAQVYAGHQFGGYSPRLGDGRAVLLGEIVDDTGHRRDLHLKGSGRTPFARGGDGLAVVGPMLREYLISEAMHALGIPTTRSLAVVATGEPVRREGPQPGAVLARVAASHLRVGTFEYAAAAGDREQLQALTDYAIRRHYPDAAHAERPALELLRAVARAQARLIVDWMSVGFIHGVMNTDNMTISGETIDYGPCAFMDEFDPATKFSSIDQQGRYAYGNQPGIAQWNLARLAEALLPLIDDDQKQAVELATEVLGEFGELYNELALERMSAKLGLAEPDAEIVEEGLRLLHEQKVDFTGFFRALAAGTAADLFTDSDAYEAWAEKREQRLPADREAMRADMDALNPAYIPRNHVVEQALAKATLGDLGEVERILEAMSAPYVERPGFEDLAAPDPDSGFGFATFCGT from the coding sequence GTGAACCTCTTGCAAGTCACGTTTGAGCGCACCTATGCCGACGCGGTCCCGGGGTTGTCCCTCGCCTGGCGGGCGAAACCGGTCGCGGACCCGGAGCTGTTGAAGCTCAACGAGCCGGTCGCGCGTGAGTTGGGCTTCGATCCGGCTTGGCTGAGGTCACCGGAGGGGGTCCGGCTGCTGGTCGGCGAAGTCCCGGAGCACGTCGAGACCGTTGCGCAGGTGTACGCCGGTCATCAGTTCGGCGGCTATTCACCCCGGCTCGGGGACGGTCGTGCGGTGCTGCTCGGAGAGATTGTCGACGACACAGGGCACCGGCGAGACCTCCATCTGAAGGGTTCCGGTCGGACGCCCTTCGCCCGTGGGGGCGACGGCCTGGCGGTCGTCGGTCCGATGCTGCGGGAATACCTCATCAGTGAAGCCATGCACGCGCTCGGCATCCCGACGACCCGATCCCTCGCGGTGGTCGCGACGGGTGAGCCGGTCCGGCGGGAAGGGCCCCAGCCCGGCGCGGTGCTGGCGCGGGTGGCGGCCAGTCACCTGCGGGTCGGCACCTTCGAGTACGCCGCAGCCGCCGGGGATCGCGAGCAGCTGCAGGCGCTCACCGACTATGCGATCCGACGCCACTACCCCGATGCGGCGCACGCCGAGCGACCGGCGCTCGAGCTGCTGCGCGCGGTGGCCCGGGCCCAGGCACGCCTGATCGTCGACTGGATGAGCGTGGGTTTCATCCACGGCGTTATGAACACCGACAACATGACGATCTCGGGCGAGACCATCGACTACGGCCCGTGCGCCTTCATGGACGAGTTCGATCCCGCCACGAAATTCAGCTCGATCGATCAGCAGGGCCGCTATGCCTATGGCAACCAGCCCGGCATCGCCCAGTGGAACCTCGCGCGGCTCGCCGAGGCGTTGCTGCCCCTGATCGATGACGACCAGAAGCAGGCGGTGGAACTCGCCACGGAGGTGCTGGGCGAGTTCGGGGAGCTCTACAACGAGCTCGCCCTGGAGCGCATGTCGGCCAAGCTCGGCCTGGCCGAGCCGGATGCGGAGATCGTGGAGGAGGGCCTGCGTCTGCTGCATGAGCAGAAGGTTGATTTCACCGGTTTCTTCCGGGCGCTCGCTGCCGGCACTGCGGCGGATCTCTTCACCGACAGCGACGCCTATGAGGCCTGGGCCGAGAAGCGCGAGCAGCGCCTGCCGGCCGACCGCGAGGCCATGCGGGCGGACATGGACGCGCTCAACCCGGCGTATATCCCGAGGAATCACGTCGTCGAGCAGGCCCTCGCCAAGGCCACTCTGGGTGACCTCGGCGAGGTGGAGCGCATCCTGGAGGCGATGTCGGCCCCCTATGTGGAGCGGCCCGGGTTCGAGGACCTCGCGGCCCCGGACCCCGACTCCGGATTCGGCTTCGCGACGTTCTGCGGCACCTGA
- a CDS encoding SDR family oxidoreductase: protein MTDHQEVDRAAAELTNDQGGFPEQEQPPPGLTEQMTPVPDHGEESWIGHDRLQGLRALITGGDSGIGRAVAIAYAREGCDVALSYLEAEQVDAEDTKRWVEKAGRTCVLVPGDITDEETARKVVCDAADQLGGLDILVNNAGFQWARREGGIEGLKTSEMDQVFKTNLYALFWMTQEALPHLGKGSSIINVSSIQAYDPSVSLIDYASTKAAINNFTVNLAAELGPQGVRVNCVAPGPIWTPLQPATKGGDSMPDFGGDTPLGRAGQPSELAGAFVFLASPREASYVSGTVLGVTGGKPVF, encoded by the coding sequence ATGACCGACCACCAGGAAGTTGACCGGGCCGCAGCTGAACTCACGAACGATCAGGGAGGTTTCCCGGAACAGGAGCAGCCGCCCCCGGGTCTGACCGAACAGATGACCCCGGTCCCGGATCACGGCGAGGAGTCGTGGATCGGTCACGACCGACTCCAGGGCCTTCGGGCGCTGATCACCGGAGGCGACTCCGGCATCGGACGAGCGGTCGCGATCGCGTACGCCCGCGAAGGCTGCGATGTCGCCCTCAGCTATCTCGAGGCGGAGCAGGTCGACGCCGAGGACACCAAGCGGTGGGTGGAGAAAGCCGGGCGCACGTGCGTGCTGGTGCCCGGAGACATCACCGATGAGGAGACCGCCCGGAAGGTGGTCTGCGATGCCGCCGATCAGCTGGGCGGGCTCGACATCCTGGTCAACAACGCCGGTTTCCAGTGGGCCCGACGCGAGGGCGGGATCGAGGGTCTGAAGACCAGCGAGATGGACCAGGTGTTCAAGACCAACCTCTATGCGTTGTTCTGGATGACGCAGGAGGCCCTGCCCCACCTCGGCAAGGGGTCGAGCATCATAAACGTGAGCTCCATCCAGGCGTACGACCCATCGGTCTCCCTCATCGACTATGCGTCGACGAAGGCAGCGATCAACAACTTCACGGTCAACCTGGCGGCCGAGCTCGGCCCGCAGGGCGTACGCGTCAACTGCGTCGCTCCCGGACCGATCTGGACGCCGCTGCAGCCCGCGACCAAGGGCGGCGACAGCATGCCCGACTTCGGCGGCGACACTCCCCTGGGCCGGGCGGGGCAGCCGTCCGAGCTCGCGGGCGCGTTCGTCTTCCTCGCGAGCCCGCGCGAGGCGTCCTATGTGTCCGGAACGGTGCTCGGCGTCACGGGTGGCAAGCCGGTCTTCTGA
- a CDS encoding ABC transporter substrate-binding protein: MGLRRRIGVALAASALFLSACGGGGGGGTQQPGSGAFSERPAREGVSNTAPGGGEALAKGSPAKGGTLTYGLYAPAETLDPVAPSGNGATPIMMAVYGLLFHADKDGNVVPDMAEGLETPDSGKTWIIKLDPAIKFSDGAALDSAAVKKHYERIAAEGSRSPSAASMRAIETIEATDPTTVTLVLKQPSMAFPKVFLGVSGMPVASFIPSPNVPVDQMSRNPVGAGPFKVQNYSPGGDANLVRNETYYEEGKPYLDSIKFVTATDTQARLAAVKSGSIDIATTQSGVDILDAEGAGVTALIQPNATYFDMLFNNSKAPFDDKDFRRAVIQAIDLNALNDAIFNGTHTVMTGIVPPDNSNYVDTGWPSYDLEAAKKGVEAFKAKGGDPTFTLTSTSPPEFMKMSQLMQQMLAEAGITMNIEVGDQPTMVTQAFSGNYTSQLRFTSVSAETDGYIRNDYRTGLPSNLVRAGDPKVDQILDDLTKVETPEERKAKLAELQEALTEWMPLMPMIAHHNAYLVGSKVNQFPGGVTTTFFHWEDVAAAS; encoded by the coding sequence ATGGGCCTGCGACGACGAATCGGGGTGGCGCTGGCAGCGTCCGCGCTGTTCCTGAGTGCCTGTGGCGGCGGCGGGGGTGGCGGCACCCAGCAACCCGGCTCCGGAGCGTTCAGCGAGCGACCGGCCCGCGAGGGCGTGTCGAATACGGCGCCGGGCGGTGGCGAAGCTCTTGCGAAAGGCAGCCCGGCCAAGGGTGGAACCCTGACCTATGGGCTCTATGCGCCGGCCGAAACACTCGATCCCGTCGCCCCCAGTGGCAACGGCGCGACGCCGATCATGATGGCCGTCTATGGGCTGCTGTTCCACGCCGACAAGGACGGCAACGTGGTCCCCGACATGGCGGAGGGACTCGAGACCCCCGACTCGGGCAAGACCTGGATCATCAAGCTCGACCCCGCCATCAAGTTCAGCGATGGTGCTGCGCTCGACTCGGCAGCGGTCAAGAAGCACTATGAGCGGATCGCGGCCGAGGGGTCGCGGTCACCGTCGGCGGCGTCGATGCGCGCCATCGAGACGATCGAGGCCACTGACCCGACCACGGTCACCCTGGTGCTGAAGCAACCGTCGATGGCGTTCCCGAAGGTCTTCCTCGGGGTCTCGGGCATGCCGGTGGCGAGCTTCATCCCGTCGCCGAACGTGCCGGTCGATCAGATGTCGCGCAATCCGGTGGGTGCCGGCCCGTTCAAGGTGCAGAACTATTCCCCGGGCGGCGATGCGAACCTGGTCCGCAACGAGACCTACTACGAGGAGGGCAAGCCCTATCTCGACAGCATCAAGTTCGTGACAGCCACGGACACCCAGGCGCGCCTCGCCGCGGTGAAGTCCGGGTCCATCGACATCGCGACGACCCAGTCCGGTGTGGACATCCTCGATGCGGAGGGTGCCGGGGTGACGGCCCTCATCCAACCCAACGCGACCTATTTCGACATGCTGTTCAACAACTCGAAGGCGCCCTTCGACGACAAGGACTTCCGTCGTGCGGTGATCCAGGCCATCGATCTGAACGCGCTGAATGACGCCATCTTCAACGGCACTCACACGGTCATGACCGGCATCGTGCCCCCGGACAACAGCAACTATGTGGACACCGGCTGGCCGTCCTATGACCTGGAGGCTGCCAAGAAGGGCGTCGAGGCCTTCAAGGCGAAGGGCGGGGATCCGACCTTCACCCTGACGTCCACCTCCCCGCCGGAGTTCATGAAGATGTCACAGCTGATGCAGCAGATGCTGGCCGAGGCGGGCATCACCATGAACATCGAGGTCGGAGACCAGCCGACCATGGTGACCCAGGCGTTCTCCGGCAACTACACCTCGCAGCTGCGCTTCACCTCGGTGTCGGCGGAGACCGACGGCTATATCCGCAACGACTACCGGACCGGCCTGCCCTCGAACCTGGTCCGCGCCGGTGATCCGAAGGTCGACCAGATCCTCGACGACCTGACCAAGGTCGAGACTCCGGAGGAGCGCAAGGCCAAACTGGCCGAGCTGCAGGAGGCCCTGACCGAGTGGATGCCCCTCATGCCGATGATCGCCCACCACAACGCCTATCTCGTGGGCAGCAAGGTCAACCAGTTCCCCGGCGGTGTGACCACAACGTTCTTCCACTGGGAGGACGTGGCGGCTGCCTCCTGA